The following are encoded in a window of Vigna unguiculata cultivar IT97K-499-35 chromosome 8, ASM411807v1, whole genome shotgun sequence genomic DNA:
- the LOC114195368 gene encoding vacuolar protein sorting-associated protein 29, translated as MVLVLALGDLHIPHRAPDLPAKFKSMLVPGKIQHIICTGNLCVKEIHDYLKTLCPDLHITRGEYDEETKYPETKTLTIGQFKLGLCHGHQVIPWGDLDSLAMLQRQLDVDILVTGHTHQFTAYKHEGGVVINPGSATGAYSSITYDVNPSFVLMDIDGLRVVVYVYELIDGEVKVDKIDFKKTSTSHSAH; from the exons ATGGTGCTCGTTTTAGCCCTGGGGGATTTGCACATACCCCACAGGGCACCTGATCTTCCTGCAAAGTTCAAATCCATGCTTGTCCCTGGCAAGATCCAACACATAATTTGTACTGGAAATTTATGTGTTAAA GAAATTCATGACTACTTAAAGACTCTCTGTCCAGACTTGCATATAACCCGTGGTGAGTATGATGAAGAGACGAAATATCCAGAGACCAAAACACTAACCATTGGCCAATTTAAGCTCGGACTATGTCATGGTCATCAG GTTATTCCATGGGGAGACCTAGACTCACTGGCAATGCTACAGAGGCAGCTGGATGTAGACATCCTTGTCACAGGTCACACCCATCAATTTACAGCTTACAAACACGAGGGAGGTGTGGTTATAAATCCAGGTTCTGCAACAGGTGCCTACAGCAGTATCACTTATGACGTGAACCCAAGTTTTGTCCTTATGGATATCGATGGTCTGCGAGTTGTGGTTTATGTATATGAGCTTATCGATGGAGAGGTTAAGGTTGATAAGATTGATTTTAAGAAAACATCTACCAGCCACTCTGCCCATTAA